Genomic segment of Candidatus Methylomirabilota bacterium:
GCTGGGCCGGCTGCGCGAGGCCGGGCTGACGATCCTGCTCATCGAGCATCACATCGAGCTGGTGATGGCCGTCTCCGATCGCGTGACCGTGCTCGACGAGGGGCGGGTGATCGCCGAGGGCCGGCCGGAGGCTGTCCAGCGCGACCCCGCCGTCGTCGAAGCCTATCTGGGCAGCGCATGAGCCTGAGCCTGCTCGACGTCGGCGATCTCTGGGTTCGTCACGGACAGATCGAGGTCCTGCGCGGCGTCTCGCTCGCGGTCGGTGGTGAGGAGATCGTGGCGGTCATCGGGCCGAACGGCGCGGGCAAGACGACTCTTCTCCGGACCCTCGCCGGCGTCCTCCGCCCAGCCCGGGGGCGGATCACCTTCGCGGGTCGGGAGATGACCGGGCGGCCGTCCTGGGAAGTCGTGCGTGCGGGGGTGGCGCTGGTGCCGGAAGGGCGGGGCATCTTCGCCGATCAAACGGTCCGCGACAACCTGATGCTGGGGGCCCTGAGCCGGCGCAGCTTCGACGCGCTGGACGGTGTCCTCGAGCGGTTCCCGGCGCTCCGTTTCCGGCTGGACACCGTCGCCGGCGCGCTGTCGGGTGGCCAGCAGCAGATGCTCGCGCTGGCGCGCGGCCTCATGGCGCGACCGCGGCTGCTCCTACTCGACGAGCCTTCGCTCGGCCTGGCCCCGAAGCTCGTCCGCGAGACGTTCGACGCGGTCCGCCGCATCCGTGAGCAGG
This window contains:
- a CDS encoding ABC transporter ATP-binding protein gives rise to the protein MSLSLLDVGDLWVRHGQIEVLRGVSLAVGGEEIVAVIGPNGAGKTTLLRTLAGVLRPARGRITFAGREMTGRPSWEVVRAGVALVPEGRGIFADQTVRDNLMLGALSRRSFDALDGVLERFPALRFRLDTVAGALSGGQQQMLALARGLMARPRLLLLDEPSLGLAPKLVRETFDAVRRIREQGVAVLLVEQMGLQALEIADRGYVLERGRIVADGRARDLASDRRVIAAYLGAPRSRPGDGGGSP